One SAR86 cluster bacterium genomic window carries:
- a CDS encoding S9 family peptidase — protein MKQKIIILFLLSFTVTAKNLVPEDYWNIQKVANPQVNSSGNVVAFLKTYIDKKNDEFESEIWVMNSDGTNKSFFAKGSNFKWSNKGNTLAYLKEDENEINQIFIKSMDSRTESKISNFDRDIEDFAWSKNDKFFAFSSFNEYDDDWVVEIPGKNDNEDYNWTEDPKVVKTLHWRYDGEGELESGENHLYKISVDGGSAAKISDWGLDYISDLQFKNENTLIFAGNALLDDFLTPWKQSEIFELNIEKKKLTKLSPDGGVFTSPKISPDGDLVAFIGNPNRDFSSVAFNIYTVKNNRTKIHTKNLSASPENLFWLSKTKLAFEVDERGSANIKILDIQRSSVSNVLNKFKDQFYLTSTNENKLFGVYATSSRPGELATIEEGKIKVLSEFNEIVLSQYSLGKTNEINYQAPDGTDVQGWYIVPPDFDKNKKYPLVLIIHGGPHAMYRPQFNYLWHQFASDGYVVLYTNPRGSTGYGSDFANVIDNDYPGQGDLSDLLAGVDHVTDLGFIDEDNMYVQGCSGGGVLTAWVVGHDDRFAAAASLCPVTNWISMVGTTDIPAWTFEWFDVPFWEDPKNWLDRSPIMRTGYIKTPTLFMTGVLDIRTPMPQTEEMYVALKEAGVDTVLVRMNGEWHGTGRRKPTNWFRTYKYLSEWYEKYRK, from the coding sequence ATGAAGCAAAAAATAATAATTTTATTTCTATTATCGTTTACAGTAACTGCAAAAAATTTAGTTCCTGAAGATTATTGGAATATACAGAAAGTTGCCAATCCACAAGTCAATAGTAGCGGCAATGTAGTAGCATTTTTAAAAACTTATATAGATAAGAAAAATGACGAATTTGAAAGTGAAATTTGGGTCATGAATTCTGATGGAACAAATAAAAGCTTTTTTGCCAAAGGTTCAAATTTTAAATGGTCAAATAAAGGTAATACTTTGGCTTATTTGAAAGAAGATGAAAATGAAATCAATCAAATTTTCATCAAATCAATGGATAGTCGTACAGAATCAAAAATATCAAATTTTGATAGGGATATAGAAGATTTTGCATGGTCTAAAAATGACAAATTTTTTGCCTTTTCTTCATTTAACGAATATGACGATGATTGGGTTGTAGAGATTCCAGGTAAGAATGATAATGAGGATTATAATTGGACGGAAGATCCTAAGGTCGTTAAAACTCTGCATTGGAGATATGATGGTGAAGGAGAATTAGAGAGCGGAGAAAATCATCTTTATAAAATAAGTGTCGATGGTGGGTCTGCTGCAAAAATATCAGATTGGGGATTGGACTACATATCAGATCTTCAGTTCAAAAATGAAAATACCTTAATATTTGCCGGAAACGCATTACTTGACGATTTTCTTACTCCATGGAAACAATCTGAAATTTTCGAACTCAATATTGAGAAAAAGAAATTAACAAAATTATCACCAGATGGAGGTGTCTTTACAAGCCCAAAAATATCCCCGGATGGAGATTTGGTTGCATTTATTGGAAATCCAAACAGAGATTTTTCTTCTGTAGCTTTTAACATCTACACAGTTAAAAACAACAGAACTAAAATTCATACAAAAAATTTAAGTGCTTCGCCTGAAAATCTTTTTTGGTTATCTAAAACAAAATTAGCATTTGAAGTCGATGAAAGAGGTTCGGCTAATATTAAAATTTTAGATATTCAAAGATCATCCGTTTCTAATGTTTTAAATAAATTTAAAGATCAATTTTATTTAACATCGACAAATGAAAATAAACTTTTTGGAGTTTATGCCACATCATCAAGGCCTGGTGAATTAGCAACAATAGAGGAAGGAAAGATTAAAGTTTTATCAGAATTTAATGAAATAGTTCTATCTCAATATTCGTTAGGTAAAACTAATGAAATAAACTATCAGGCACCTGATGGTACTGATGTTCAAGGTTGGTATATTGTTCCTCCAGACTTTGATAAAAATAAGAAATATCCTCTAGTTTTAATTATTCATGGAGGCCCGCATGCAATGTATAGGCCTCAATTTAATTATCTATGGCACCAATTTGCTAGTGATGGTTATGTTGTTCTATACACAAATCCACGAGGAAGTACTGGTTATGGCAGTGATTTTGCGAATGTCATTGATAATGACTATCCAGGACAAGGAGATCTATCTGATTTATTAGCTGGAGTTGACCATGTCACTGATCTTGGTTTTATTGATGAAGATAACATGTATGTTCAAGGTTGTAGTGGGGGAGGTGTTCTTACAGCTTGGGTTGTAGGACATGATGATAGATTTGCAGCCGCAGCATCACTTTGTCCAGTTACAAACTGGATTTCTATGGTTGGCACAACAGACATACCGGCTTGGACATTTGAATGGTTTGATGTTCCTTTTTGGGAGGATCCAAAGAATTGGCTTGATAGATCACCAATCATGCGAACAGGTTATATAAAAACTCCTACTTTGTTTATGACAGGGGTATTGGATATCCGAACCCCTATGCCACAAACAGAAGAAATGTATGTAGCATTAAAAGAGGCAGGAGTAGATACAGTTTTAGTAAGAATGAATGGTGAGTGGCATGGTACTGGAAGAAGAAAGCCGACAAATTGGTTTAGAACTTATAAATATTTATCAGAGTGGTACGAAAAATATAGAAAATAA